The Chlorogloeopsis sp. ULAP01 genome window below encodes:
- a CDS encoding GIY-YIG nuclease family protein: MLIKDIKLSDLPSVSLLEKNNLPSCAAIYFVSDSKGQVLYIGRTVNLVERWREHHRFNQLKRLNRKDCIRISWMTCSNDIKTLSNLENEFIKLHKPPLNWAKVVSPIKRITPSETALQQSLQQLAKLNTMIFGFDPIADEEPPTIYLMYPVYGRCSLTGSIRSLLRNINKKASALKWKEYHTDPKHLGKFGYWETNYNGIRIDLSPFQGLVNFMDNSTHRTVAGVGLWLLVASS, from the coding sequence ATGTTAATAAAAGACATTAAACTGTCTGACCTGCCATCAGTTTCTTTATTAGAAAAAAATAATCTTCCTAGTTGTGCAGCTATATACTTTGTATCTGACAGTAAAGGTCAAGTTCTTTATATCGGCAGAACAGTTAACTTGGTTGAACGATGGAGAGAACACCATAGATTTAATCAACTAAAAAGGTTAAATCGGAAAGACTGTATCAGAATTAGTTGGATGACTTGTAGTAACGATATAAAAACTCTTTCAAATCTCGAAAATGAGTTCATCAAGTTACACAAGCCGCCGTTGAACTGGGCAAAAGTTGTATCGCCAATTAAAAGAATAACTCCCTCTGAGACAGCACTACAGCAGAGCCTTCAGCAACTAGCCAAGTTGAATACTATGATATTTGGCTTTGACCCAATAGCTGACGAAGAACCACCGACAATATACTTAATGTATCCTGTATATGGTAGATGTAGTTTAACGGGCAGCATACGTAGTTTGCTGAGAAATATCAACAAAAAAGCTAGCGCTTTGAAGTGGAAAGAGTACCACACAGATCCTAAGCATTTAGGTAAATTCGGATACTGGGAAACTAATTACAACGGTATAAGAATAGACTTAAGTCCATTTCAAGGCTTAGTTAATTTTATGGATAATTCGACTCATAGAACTGTCGCTGGTGTAGGTTTATGGCTTTTGGTCGCAAGCAGCTAG
- a CDS encoding Uma2 family endonuclease: MIMQAEAKKIYTPEEYLDFEVNSDIRHEYINGEIIPMTGGTPEHNEIASILNAALRVSLKGKPYSIFVADQRLWIPARTLYTYPDVMAVPRPLERQQGRADTITNPVMIAEVLSKSTKSYDRDEKFSAYRTIPTFQEYLLIDQYTAHVEQYSKTDSRKWIFTEYDDPESYISLSSIPFEIRLADIYESIEFEP, translated from the coding sequence ATGATTATGCAGGCTGAAGCAAAGAAAATCTATACACCCGAAGAGTATCTCGATTTTGAGGTAAATTCAGATATTCGGCATGAGTATATTAATGGAGAAATCATCCCTATGACTGGCGGCACTCCCGAACATAATGAAATTGCCAGTATTCTCAATGCCGCCTTAAGAGTCAGTTTGAAAGGGAAACCATACAGTATTTTTGTAGCAGATCAACGGCTTTGGATTCCTGCACGCACGCTTTACACCTACCCGGATGTCATGGCTGTCCCCCGCCCACTCGAACGACAACAGGGACGAGCTGATACGATTACTAACCCGGTGATGATCGCCGAAGTGCTTTCAAAATCAACCAAAAGCTACGATAGGGATGAAAAATTTTCAGCGTATCGTACCATTCCAACGTTTCAAGAATATTTATTAATCGATCAATATACTGCTCATGTTGAACAATACTCTAAAACAGACTCCCGCAAATGGATCTTTACTGAATATGACGATCCAGAATCGTATATTTCCCTCTCATCGATTCCCTTTGAAATTCGTTTAGCAGATATCTATGAAAGTATTGAATTTGAGCCATAG